The stretch of DNA TCCTCCTCTGGCGCCCTGAGGAAGCCTTCTCCCACGAAGTGCAGGGTGGCTTCGTGGCCGTAGATGGTCTCGTCCAGCGATTGGCGATTGGCCATGGAGGAGCAGAGGACGACCGTATGTTCGGAGGGGTAGTCGATGAGCATGTGGAACGTATCAGGTACCTCACGGTCGTGTTGCACGTAGATGCCGCCGTGCGCACTGACGTACTTCGGCATCTCGGGACCGAGCGCTACCAGCAGGTGAGAGAGAATGTGGTAGAAGAGGTCCGTGGCGATGCCACCAGAGTAGTCCCAGTACTTCCGGAAGCGGAAGTAGCGGTCCGGGTCCCAGGGACGCTTCGGTGCAGAGCCGAGCCACCGTTTCCAGTCCACGTTGTGAGGGCCGGCGTCGGGGTCGATGTGCCAATTCCACTCACCCTCGCGCGAGTTGCGACAGAAGCTACTCTTCGTCCACAGAACCTTGCCGATCTCGCCCGTGCGGATCCAATCCCTTGCACGCCACCACCTATCCTCGGACGTGCTCTGCGCGCCGACCTGCAGTACCCTTCCGGTGGCTTTCACCGTGTCGTACACCTGGAAGCCCTCTTGCCAGGTACGAGTCATGGGCTTCTCTAGGTACACGTCCTTTCCGGCGTGCATGGCGTCCATCGCCATCTTGGCATGCCAGTGATCGGGAGTTGCGATCACCACGGCATCCACGTCGGACCTCGCAAGCATCTCCTCGTACTCGTGGTGGAGACGGGCCTGACTGATCTCCTTCGCCCTTTGCTTACGGGGTTCGTAGATGTCGCATACCCCGACGACCTCGACGCCTTCCTCGGGGTTCTTAGACATGTCCACCAAGCGACGAAGGTGCCCGGTTCCCATGCCGCCACAGCCGATTACACCCATGCGAATTCGGTCATTGGGCGAGACGTTCTTGGACCAAACCGGTCGGCCCGCCGCAACGGCTCCGGCGCCAACCGCCATCGCCTTCAGAAAGTTCCTTCGAGAAATGCCGTCTGCCTTGCTCACAGCAGTCGCCTCCGTCTCCGCGATTCGTTGCGGATTCGGTGGATGGGTTTGACGCGGGTCGCGCTATCCCTGCATCGGGCCAAAGATTAGGCCGCTCCGAAGAAGCTCTCCCATCGCTGTAGGCAACCGCTTGTTCCTGCAGTTCTACTCTCGTGCGCCGCTTGACCGCTCTATGCCACTTGAGCCATCAGCGACTCCGAAATCCACTCGTTCAGAACGTCCCGCTCGTCCTGCCCGATATGTACGAAGCGCATGCCGACATCCGAGAAGGTGGCCTGGTCGGGGCAGGAAGTCGAACGAACCACCTGTCCCATCAGGGCTACCTTCCGCGTCGAGCCGGGGAGCGTGAACGAAAGGGCTAGCATCGTCCCTTTCGCGAGACACTTCGCCAGTCGCACACGGCATCCGCTGATGCTCAGATCGATGACTCGGCCTCGCATGATACTTACCTGCCCCGTGCGATGCGGGTCTGGTATGTGAACGTCCGCAGGGAAGTCAGCGGGGAGTCGCTCGCTCGAACGGTGGACGAGTTCGGTCCAGTCAGTCCCGATCGTCACGGTCACCAGCGGATCGATTCGGCTGCCTTCGGTGCCGGTGATGATGGCCTGCGCCTTGAGCGCGCTGCGGCCACAGTGAACCAGAAGGCCGACGTGACTTCCGACTTTCGGAAGACTGCGAATCCGCTCGTCGTTGGCGGGCTTGATCCGAAGCTGAGCTTCACCGGGCTCGACAAGAATGAAGCGCGAGATGCGGCGTTCCGTGCCGCCGGCGCCTGCTACCAGGTCCACCGGCAGCCCCGGTTTGAGTTTGTCGAGGGCGGAGGTGTTCGTGCTCATTGCCTCATGGTGATTGTCGGCACGTCCCAGGGATCGGATCAGGCGAAGCGCCTCAGTCTAGGCGGAAGGGCTGGGACGAAAGTGAGCGTATCCTCGTAAGTAGATTCACAACTCGGCGCACCTGTTCGCGCACCTGCTTCGTCATCTCTGCCATGGTTTGGCCGTTTGCCCGGGCGTCGTCCTCCCCGAACTCCACGAGTGTCACGCCGCGAGCCGCGATACGACCTGGAGCAGGCGCGGACACCTCGTACAGCTCCAGCTCCGAATCGAGCAGCAAGTTGAGAGCCGGCAGCATGCCGTTGGCCCGTGAGAGGGGGTCGGCGGGTTCGGGATCGGCCACGAGGCGAACAATGCGAAGGTCACCCAGTGTGACCTCTTGGAACTTCGTATCCCCCTCGGTAACCAGCTTGGCCACGGCTCGGTTGCTGCTGGATACGGCGCTGCGACGGACGGGCACGCGGTCCTGCGCGAGCATGTGGAGGACATTCGATGCCCGTTCGGCAGTCGGCGGGTGAGTTTGGAAGATGCCCCAGTCCAGCGCAGGCTGCATAGCGTTCTTCCAGTAAAGCCGCTCCATCATCGTGAGCATGCCCACGGGGTTATAGGGTGACTCGCGGAGCAGCGCGTACGCCCCGATGTCGGCGTCGAGCTCGGCCTTCAGGATGTAGCGGTTGGTGCGTGCCACCTGATACAGCATGGTGCCCGTAATGATGTTGTAGGTGTTCTCGCTGCCACCGCCTGTCGCCAGCGCAGCCGCCAGGGCCGCAAGCATCGAGTCGCGGTTCACCTTCGCTTGGTCCTCGCCGACTTTGCGCAGGTGATGATGGGCAGCGTGGATGATCTCGTGCGCCAGGACCGCTGCCAGCTCGTCGTCCGACTCCACGAAGTCCAGCAGTCCCGAGTGCACGAAGATAAAGCCGCCAGGCATTGCGAACGCATTCACGTCTTTGTCTTCAATGTAGAAGAACTGGTAGTCGAAGGGTGCTCGGCGGCCATAGCCGTAAGTGGGCTGCAGCTCCTTGCGCTTCGCGATCTCGGCCAGAGCATTGCCAATGGTGCGGATGCGGGCGAGGATCGCCTCGTCTTTCCCCAGCTTTCCCGAGGCTTGCACTTCGGCTAGGCCCTTCTTGCCCATCTCCACTTCCTGCTTGTCCTGATCGGAGAGTGCCGGGTCGGAAGGTGGCGTCGCCGCCTGACCCTCTTGGCCGACTACGGTCGTCGCCAAGAAGTTGGTCGCGAGCAGGAGCCAGAGGACAATCCTAGTGCGCATCACTTACCTATACGTCGAAAGGCCGCATCCGAGGCGCCCGGGGGCAGGAAGTGAGAGCGCACTGGGAGTAGCTCTGGCCCTAGAGTACCCCCGGAGGATTGGACATGAATCGCATTCGCATTGCAGGCGTTGGCACGGGCGGCATCTTCGGAGCGCACCTGCGCGCCTACCCCGAAATCCCTCAGTTCCAGCTTTGCGCCCTCGTGGACCCCAACGAGGACAACATCGGTCGCACGCAGCTCAGCATGTGGCAGCTCTACGAGGAAAAGGCCCAGCAGGCCGAGGCTGCCGGTGATGCGCGCACAGCCGACCTCCTTCGAAATGACGTGGCCTCGGTCAAGACCTACAGCAGCCTATCTGCCTTGCTTGCCGACGAGAAGCTCGACGCAGTGGACATCTGTACTCAACCCAAGGATCACGCCCCCTTGGCCATCGAGGCTCTCAATGCTGGCGTCCACGTGATGTGCGAGAAGCCGATGGCACGGTCGTACTACGACTGCCTGCGCATCATGGAGGCCGTGCAGCGCTCGGGCAAGCTGTACCAGCACAACGAGAACTGGCTGTGGGAGCCCTTCTACTACACCGCCAAGAAGCTGATTGATGCGGGCTGGATCGGCGAACCGGTTGCGATGTACCTGGCTACCGCGCACGGCGGGCCGGAAGGCAACCCCAACTTCTGGCAGAGCGGTATCGGCGGCGGGGGCGCGCTGCTGGATTGCGGCATCCACGCAGTGGCAGGCGCGTGGTTCCTCAGCGGCCTCGCGAAGCGGCCCACGATGGTGAAGGCCGCACAGCCGATCGGCATCACCGTACGCATGCCGGAGCGAATCATAAACGGCAAGTTCGATTCGGTGCGGGTAGAGGACGACGGGCACATACTGATCCGTTTCGAGGACCCGGCGACCTCGGCGTGGACCACCGCCCACGTCGAAGGCTCATGGAGCCATCGCGACTCGCCCGAGACCATGGTGTGCGGGACCACCGGCTTCCTGCGCATGCACGAGGACGAGAAGGGCAAGCACTGGGCGGTCGTGACGGACGCCAACGGGGCGGAGCGTCGTGTGGCGGCGACCGGACCGACGTGGATGCCCTGGCCGAGTAGCTTCTATGGAGAGATTCTCAACTTTGCAGAGTGCATTCGGGCTGGGACGCGTAGCGTGTCGGACGAGACGTTCGGCCTGGAATGCCAGGTAATCGTCGGCGCTGCATACCTATCGCAGCTTCGGGGCGGGAAGGGCGTGTCGCCCACGGCCTTCCGTAAGTTCGCACAGGACCTGAGGAAGAGGCATCCGGAGGACGCCGACGACCGATTGGTGGAGGCGCTGCTTTGCGCCGTCCGCCCCTCCGCCTAGCGGTTTACGGAACAAGGCTTGGGGCTGCGCGAGCCTGCTCGCGCGCTTTGGCCCGTGCTACCGTGGCGGCTACTTGCGCATCTGGCCATCTCCCGCCGCGATCTGGGCTTCTGCCTAAGCGCGTGTTGAGTGAGCGCAGGGGTGTATCACGGCGGGGATGGGATGCCCCGGGGCGGTCCTCACGTTCCAGCCATGGGCTCGGTGGCTGCTAGTCGGCCGACGCGGGTCAGGCAATCGAGGGTCGAATCTGGATTCCCGCCTTCGGGCCTGTTGAAAAAGTCTCTATGCCCTGGCCCGCGTCCGACGACCTGCGCCCACTGAACGCACACTGTGAACCTGAGGACCGCGCCGGGGCATGATTCGGACGTGCCGCGCGGGTGCATTCCTTGGCTTTTTCAACGGGCCCCTTCGCGGGAATGAAAGACACTATGCTAATTCTATGATACATTGTCATTGCTAATTTCGTGACACGTTGTCATTCCCGCGAAGGCGGGAATCCAGGTCAGCGGACCGGATTGGTGGTGACAGTGGCCCGTGGTTTCGCCGTCCCGTCGGACGGGGGCAACGCCGGGACGGCGAAAGTACCTTTCGTACCCCGGCGATCGCGGAGGAGTTGCGGCAGGGGCTTGGGGGCTCCTGCCACGCAGCCTCACTGTGGCGAGAAGAAAACGTGACCCGGCTCGTGCAGTCCCGTAGGCAACCCTATGCCTCTATCGGAGGCAGGGGCATAGGGAGCCAGGTGAAGAACCGAGCGTCTCCACTTCCAGCACCACCTTCGACGACGAGCGGATGTCCTACGTAGGTATTACGACAGGCGATATCGGTTCCCAGGCTCACTCCCACAGGCTGCCCCGACCTTTCCGGCACTCCACCGCAGTGCCTCTCGCGCCGAGAATGGGAATAACTGGGAGGGGAATCTCCATGCCTGCACAGAGCCTTTCCGACACGGAGCTCGACGTCCTCCGGGAAGTCACCAACATCGGGCTCGGCAATGCGATCACTACGCTTGCCGACATGACCAAGCGCAAGTTCCTGATGAGTGTGCCGGACGTGCAGGCGGTGGGTCTTGCCGAAGTCCCCGGCTTCTTCGGGAGCGACCAGGCCATCCTGGCTCTGTATATGCCAGTTTCCGGAGCGCTCGACGGGCACGTGGCGCTCATGCTCCGTTGGGACTCTGCCGGGGAGCTTTGGGACATGCTGCTCGGCTCCCACCCCGAGAACGTGTGGCAGATGGACGAGATGTACGCCTCGGCTGCGCTGGAAGTCGGGAACATCGTGCTTTCAAGCTTTCTGAACGCCATCGGTTGCCTTGCTTCAGGCACGTGCCACGCCTCGCCACCCTATCTAGCGGTAGACAGAGCCGAGGTGCTGCTCGAAAGCATCGTCAGCCAGGCGTGGGCCGAGCAGTCGGAGGTTCTCGCATTGAACACCGATTTCCGAGAGGAAGGGCGCGCTGCGACCGGCTACTTCCTCTACATTCCTTCCGAAGGCAGCCTGGAATCGCTGTTCCGGGCCCTCGGGGTGCGAAAGGAGGCCGCATGACCCCACGCAGCGTGAATGTCGGTATGGCCGAAGTGAGATCGTACAAAGGGCCCGCCGCCTACACGTGTTTGGGACTGGGCTCGTGCATCGCGGTATGCCTCTTGGACCCTGTGGCGGACGTCTCGGTCGTTGCCCACATCATGCTTCCTCGCAGCTTTCCCGGAAAACCGACGGAAGAGCCGGGCAAGTTCGCTGACACGGCGGTACCCGAGATCAGGCGCCAACTGGAAGCCCTCGGAGGCAACGTAGCCGATGCCTCCGTCGCCTACGCTGGGGGCGCGCAAGTGTTCCAGTTCGGGTCTGGCGACAAGAACCGCCTCGACATCGGGGCACGCAACAGCGAGGCGGTGAGACAGGCTCTGACGGAGCAGGGCTTCCGCATCGTCGCCACCGATATCGGCGGAGCCTCGGGACGATCGCTGGTGTTCGAGAGCGGCACCGGCTCCGTCCGCATACGCTCGTTCA from Fimbriimonadia bacterium encodes:
- a CDS encoding Gfo/Idh/MocA family oxidoreductase, translating into MNRIRIAGVGTGGIFGAHLRAYPEIPQFQLCALVDPNEDNIGRTQLSMWQLYEEKAQQAEAAGDARTADLLRNDVASVKTYSSLSALLADEKLDAVDICTQPKDHAPLAIEALNAGVHVMCEKPMARSYYDCLRIMEAVQRSGKLYQHNENWLWEPFYYTAKKLIDAGWIGEPVAMYLATAHGGPEGNPNFWQSGIGGGGALLDCGIHAVAGAWFLSGLAKRPTMVKAAQPIGITVRMPERIINGKFDSVRVEDDGHILIRFEDPATSAWTTAHVEGSWSHRDSPETMVCGTTGFLRMHEDEKGKHWAVVTDANGAERRVAATGPTWMPWPSSFYGEILNFAECIRAGTRSVSDETFGLECQVIVGAAYLSQLRGGKGVSPTAFRKFAQDLRKRHPEDADDRLVEALLCAVRPSA
- a CDS encoding chemotaxis protein CheC, producing the protein MPAQSLSDTELDVLREVTNIGLGNAITTLADMTKRKFLMSVPDVQAVGLAEVPGFFGSDQAILALYMPVSGALDGHVALMLRWDSAGELWDMLLGSHPENVWQMDEMYASAALEVGNIVLSSFLNAIGCLASGTCHASPPYLAVDRAEVLLESIVSQAWAEQSEVLALNTDFREEGRAATGYFLYIPSEGSLESLFRALGVRKEAA
- a CDS encoding Gfo/Idh/MocA family oxidoreductase, which translates into the protein MSKADGISRRNFLKAMAVGAGAVAAGRPVWSKNVSPNDRIRMGVIGCGGMGTGHLRRLVDMSKNPEEGVEVVGVCDIYEPRKQRAKEISQARLHHEYEEMLARSDVDAVVIATPDHWHAKMAMDAMHAGKDVYLEKPMTRTWQEGFQVYDTVKATGRVLQVGAQSTSEDRWWRARDWIRTGEIGKVLWTKSSFCRNSREGEWNWHIDPDAGPHNVDWKRWLGSAPKRPWDPDRYFRFRKYWDYSGGIATDLFYHILSHLLVALGPEMPKYVSAHGGIYVQHDREVPDTFHMLIDYPSEHTVVLCSSMANRQSLDETIYGHEATLHFVGEGFLRAPEEEFKDQRPEIRVRERSRPDHMHNFLECVRTRQRPHCDADLGLATMVAIGLGVDAYRKRQTIEFDAEKRRVQGRSAQPSLPRHDTLPR
- a CDS encoding chemotaxis protein CheD, which encodes MTPRSVNVGMAEVRSYKGPAAYTCLGLGSCIAVCLLDPVADVSVVAHIMLPRSFPGKPTEEPGKFADTAVPEIRRQLEALGGNVADASVAYAGGAQVFQFGSGDKNRLDIGARNSEAVRQALTEQGFRIVATDIGGASGRSLVFESGTGSVRIRSFTQGETELCNLRRQALRAA
- a CDS encoding M48 family metalloprotease, whose product is MRTRIVLWLLLATNFLATTVVGQEGQAATPPSDPALSDQDKQEVEMGKKGLAEVQASGKLGKDEAILARIRTIGNALAEIAKRKELQPTYGYGRRAPFDYQFFYIEDKDVNAFAMPGGFIFVHSGLLDFVESDDELAAVLAHEIIHAAHHHLRKVGEDQAKVNRDSMLAALAAALATGGGSENTYNIITGTMLYQVARTNRYILKAELDADIGAYALLRESPYNPVGMLTMMERLYWKNAMQPALDWGIFQTHPPTAERASNVLHMLAQDRVPVRRSAVSSSNRAVAKLVTEGDTKFQEVTLGDLRIVRLVADPEPADPLSRANGMLPALNLLLDSELELYEVSAPAPGRIAARGVTLVEFGEDDARANGQTMAEMTKQVREQVRRVVNLLTRIRSLSSQPFRLD
- a CDS encoding PilZ domain-containing protein; the protein is MSTNTSALDKLKPGLPVDLVAGAGGTERRISRFILVEPGEAQLRIKPANDERIRSLPKVGSHVGLLVHCGRSALKAQAIITGTEGSRIDPLVTVTIGTDWTELVHRSSERLPADFPADVHIPDPHRTGQVSIMRGRVIDLSISGCRVRLAKCLAKGTMLALSFTLPGSTRKVALMGQVVRSTSCPDQATFSDVGMRFVHIGQDERDVLNEWISESLMAQVA